Proteins from a single region of Gemmatirosa kalamazoonensis:
- a CDS encoding PadR family transcriptional regulator — MPLSTDRADLLQGTLEMLVLTTLTLEPMHGWGISMRLRQISGEVFEVQQGSLYPALQRMTRRGWIKSAWQATENNRRARYYELTREGRRQLDAQMAEWDRSSRAVNRVLRFALQGG, encoded by the coding sequence ATGCCCTTGTCCACCGATCGCGCCGACCTGCTCCAGGGCACGCTGGAGATGCTGGTCCTCACGACGCTCACGCTCGAGCCGATGCACGGCTGGGGGATCTCGATGCGCCTGCGCCAGATCTCGGGCGAGGTGTTCGAGGTGCAGCAGGGATCGCTCTACCCGGCGCTGCAGCGCATGACGCGCCGCGGGTGGATCAAGTCCGCGTGGCAGGCGACCGAGAACAACCGACGCGCACGGTACTACGAGCTGACCCGCGAGGGCCGGCGTCAGCTCGACGCGCAGATGGCCGAGTGGGATCGGTCGTCGCGCGCCGTGAATCGCGTGCTCCGCTTCGCGCTCCAGGGAGGCTGA
- a CDS encoding glycoside hydrolase family 95 protein, producing the protein MTDPRDLSRREFLRGTAALTGGLLLGAGAAAGQPATTRDAPLALWYRRPAARWVEALPLGNGRLGAMVFGGVERERIALNEDTLWSGGPSDWNNPRAREALAEVRRLIAAEDYVGADRAAHGLQGPYTQSYLPLGDLRLAFEHGDVTRGYRRELDLRSATCTVRYRVGETTFTRETLVSHPDQALVMRLAADRPGAITFTATLDSALRHRTAADADVLKLLGRAATHDDPNYFDSATPIRYDERAGMTFEVHLGVRATGGRAWTDQDGVHVRGADEVLLVLTAATSFAGFDRAPAPEAGGRDPGPVAAGALAAASGRSFAALRDAHVADHRALFDRAALELGAPGGANEDLPTDERLARAGARDPRLVELFFQYGRYLLIASSRPGTQPATLQGIWNEETRPPWSSNYTININTEMNYWPAEATNLAELHEPLLDFVARLATNGHTTASVNYGARGWVAHHNSDVWAQSAPVGAYGQGDPVWANWSGASAWLSQHLWEHYAFGRDTEYLRGAYPIMRGAAEFYLDWLVPDAQGRLVTSPSTSPELKFLLPDGRAAAVSAGATMDRALVWDLFTNVIEASEVLGTDAAFRARVRAARARLIPYQIGARGQLQEWAHDWPEQEPRHRHFSHLFGVHPGRELTRDATPALFAAARRSMELRGDEATGWSMGWKINFWARMGDGDRALALLANLLRPLGTVPNQIGGVYPNLFDAHPPFQIDGNFGATAGIAEMLLQSHAGEIHLLPALPAAWPDGRVRGLRARGGFTVDIAWTGGALAEAALSSARGGVARVRAGTSVREVRVRAGERVVLSG; encoded by the coding sequence ATGACCGACCCACGCGACCTGTCCCGGCGCGAGTTCCTGCGCGGTACCGCGGCCCTGACGGGCGGGCTGCTGCTCGGCGCCGGCGCGGCTGCGGGACAGCCGGCAACGACGCGGGACGCGCCGCTCGCGCTCTGGTACCGCCGACCCGCGGCGCGGTGGGTGGAGGCGCTGCCGCTCGGCAACGGCCGCCTCGGCGCGATGGTCTTCGGCGGCGTGGAGCGCGAGCGGATCGCGCTGAACGAGGACACGCTCTGGTCGGGCGGCCCGAGCGACTGGAACAACCCGAGGGCGCGCGAGGCGCTCGCCGAGGTGCGCCGGCTGATCGCGGCCGAGGACTACGTCGGGGCCGACCGCGCCGCGCACGGTCTGCAGGGGCCGTACACGCAGTCGTATCTGCCGTTAGGCGACCTGCGCCTCGCGTTCGAGCACGGCGACGTGACGCGCGGCTACCGGCGCGAGCTGGACCTGCGCTCGGCGACGTGCACGGTGCGCTACCGCGTCGGTGAGACGACGTTCACGCGCGAGACGCTCGTGTCGCACCCCGATCAGGCGCTCGTGATGCGGCTCGCCGCCGACCGGCCGGGCGCGATCACGTTCACCGCGACGCTCGACAGCGCGCTGCGCCACCGCACCGCCGCCGACGCCGACGTGCTGAAGCTGCTCGGCCGCGCCGCGACGCACGACGACCCGAACTACTTCGACTCGGCGACGCCGATCCGCTACGACGAGCGCGCCGGGATGACGTTCGAGGTGCACCTCGGCGTGCGCGCCACGGGTGGACGCGCGTGGACCGACCAGGACGGCGTGCACGTGCGCGGCGCCGACGAGGTGCTGCTCGTGCTCACCGCGGCGACGAGCTTCGCGGGGTTCGACCGCGCGCCGGCGCCCGAGGCCGGGGGGCGCGACCCTGGACCGGTCGCCGCGGGCGCGCTCGCCGCGGCGTCGGGCAGGTCGTTCGCCGCGCTGCGCGACGCGCACGTCGCCGACCATCGCGCGCTGTTCGACCGCGCGGCGCTGGAGCTCGGCGCGCCGGGCGGCGCGAACGAGGACCTGCCGACCGACGAGCGTCTCGCGCGCGCGGGCGCGCGGGATCCGCGGCTCGTCGAGCTGTTCTTCCAGTACGGCCGCTACCTCCTCATCGCCAGCTCGCGCCCGGGCACGCAGCCAGCCACGCTGCAGGGGATCTGGAACGAGGAGACGCGGCCGCCGTGGAGCTCGAACTACACGATCAACATCAACACGGAGATGAACTACTGGCCGGCCGAGGCGACGAACCTGGCCGAGCTGCACGAGCCGCTGCTCGACTTCGTGGCGCGGCTCGCGACGAACGGACACACGACCGCGTCGGTGAACTACGGCGCGCGCGGCTGGGTCGCGCACCACAACAGCGACGTGTGGGCGCAGTCGGCGCCGGTGGGCGCGTACGGGCAGGGCGATCCGGTGTGGGCGAACTGGAGCGGCGCGTCGGCGTGGCTGTCCCAGCACCTGTGGGAGCACTACGCGTTCGGCCGCGACACGGAGTATCTGCGCGGGGCGTACCCGATCATGCGCGGCGCGGCCGAGTTCTACCTCGACTGGCTCGTGCCCGACGCGCAGGGCCGGCTCGTCACGTCGCCGTCGACGTCGCCGGAGCTGAAGTTCCTGCTCCCCGACGGACGCGCCGCGGCGGTGAGCGCCGGCGCGACGATGGACCGCGCGCTGGTGTGGGACCTGTTCACGAACGTCATCGAGGCGTCGGAGGTGTTGGGCACCGACGCGGCGTTCCGCGCGCGCGTGCGGGCGGCGCGCGCGCGGCTCATCCCGTACCAGATCGGCGCCCGCGGCCAGCTCCAGGAGTGGGCGCACGACTGGCCGGAGCAGGAGCCGCGGCACCGCCACTTCTCGCACCTGTTCGGCGTGCATCCCGGCCGCGAGCTGACGCGCGACGCGACGCCCGCGCTGTTCGCCGCCGCACGCCGGTCGATGGAGCTGCGCGGCGACGAGGCGACCGGCTGGTCGATGGGGTGGAAGATCAACTTCTGGGCGCGCATGGGCGACGGCGACCGCGCGCTCGCGCTGCTCGCGAACCTGCTGCGCCCGTTAGGCACCGTGCCGAACCAGATCGGCGGCGTCTACCCGAACCTGTTCGATGCGCACCCGCCGTTCCAGATCGACGGCAACTTCGGCGCGACGGCGGGGATCGCGGAGATGCTGTTGCAGAGCCACGCCGGCGAGATCCACCTGCTGCCGGCGCTTCCCGCCGCGTGGCCCGACGGACGGGTGCGGGGGCTGCGCGCGCGTGGCGGGTTCACGGTCGACATCGCGTGGACGGGCGGTGCGCTCGCCGAGGCCGCGCTGTCGTCGGCGCGCGGGGGCGTCGCGCGGGTGCGCGCGGGGACGTCGGTGCGCGAGGTGCGCGTGCGGGCCGGGGAGCGCGTCGTGCTTTCGGGGTGA
- a CDS encoding amidohydrolase family protein, with protein sequence MRLPTLRSALVWLASLCPATLAAQRDGGAVIVRGGWLFTATADTVQRNRGLLIRAGKLLVTDGDMAGEDTAGARVVQLRDDAYVLPGLFDMHAHYNMTLGDNASRQDEYTYNPVIFLANGVTSTFPAGEYDPDGMMAARRRIDEGAQIGPRIYNSGPYFGTARPGWNANATAADIDRDVDLWAAQGVRGFKAKGIAPDHLRELIRRAHMHGLTVTAHLESGFRNSTNAKDAILMGIDRVEHILGGDELDRTKAAYPSWVHVDTASREFKDIARLFVKHHVIFDPTITAPVYFSTVADKPGFDYWVDERTFFTPDVQAWVKAQPARKAYPLFDSLYLAMLRTTKALYDAGGTLTLGTDNPSRGEYLAGFSAHRELHALVLAGIPPAAALRIATINGARALNVATTLGTIEPGKLADLVVVRGNPLTDIRNTRHVELVMKDGVTYDPQALLKSVEGKIGFTAPRASAARR encoded by the coding sequence ATGCGCCTCCCGACCCTCCGCTCCGCCCTCGTCTGGCTGGCCTCGCTCTGCCCCGCCACGCTCGCCGCCCAGCGCGACGGCGGCGCGGTCATCGTGCGCGGCGGCTGGCTCTTCACCGCCACGGCGGACACCGTGCAGCGCAACCGCGGGCTGCTCATCCGCGCCGGCAAGCTGCTCGTCACCGACGGCGACATGGCGGGCGAGGACACGGCCGGCGCGCGCGTGGTGCAGCTGCGCGACGACGCGTACGTGCTGCCGGGGCTCTTCGACATGCACGCGCACTACAACATGACGCTCGGCGACAACGCGTCGCGGCAGGACGAGTACACCTACAACCCCGTCATCTTCCTCGCCAACGGCGTCACGTCCACGTTCCCGGCCGGCGAGTACGACCCGGACGGCATGATGGCGGCGCGCCGGCGGATCGACGAGGGCGCGCAGATCGGCCCACGGATCTACAACTCGGGCCCCTACTTCGGCACCGCGCGCCCGGGGTGGAACGCGAACGCCACGGCCGCCGACATCGACCGCGACGTGGACCTGTGGGCGGCGCAGGGCGTGCGCGGATTCAAGGCGAAGGGGATCGCCCCCGACCACCTCCGGGAGCTCATCCGCCGTGCGCACATGCACGGGCTCACGGTCACCGCGCACCTCGAGTCGGGGTTCCGCAACAGCACGAACGCGAAGGACGCGATCCTCATGGGCATCGACCGCGTGGAGCACATCCTCGGCGGCGACGAGCTCGATCGCACGAAGGCGGCGTACCCGTCGTGGGTCCACGTCGACACGGCGTCGCGCGAGTTCAAGGACATCGCGCGGCTGTTCGTGAAGCATCATGTGATCTTCGATCCGACGATCACCGCGCCCGTGTACTTCTCCACCGTGGCCGACAAGCCGGGCTTCGACTACTGGGTGGACGAGCGGACGTTCTTCACGCCGGACGTGCAGGCGTGGGTGAAGGCGCAGCCGGCGCGGAAGGCGTACCCGCTGTTCGACTCGCTGTACCTGGCGATGCTGCGCACGACGAAGGCGCTCTACGACGCCGGGGGCACGCTCACGCTCGGCACCGACAACCCGAGCCGCGGCGAGTACCTCGCCGGCTTCTCGGCCCACCGCGAGCTGCACGCGCTGGTGCTCGCCGGCATCCCGCCGGCGGCGGCGCTCCGCATCGCGACGATCAACGGCGCGCGCGCGCTGAACGTCGCCACGACGCTGGGCACCATCGAGCCGGGGAAGCTGGCCGACCTCGTGGTCGTGCGCGGCAACCCGCTGACCGACATCCGCAACACGCGGCACGTCGAGCTCGTGATGAAGGACGGCGTGACGTACGATCCGCAGGCGCTGCTGAAGTCCGTGGAGGGGAAGATCGGGTTCACGGCGCCCCGGGCGTCGGCCGCGAGGCGTTAG
- a CDS encoding glycoside hydrolase family 2 TIM barrel-domain containing protein, with translation MTRWLVALTFLGLPIGAQPTETLMLSGPDKDHTVPWEFRMSSGQNAGRWTTIAVPSNWELQKFGTYSYGRDVDPPDRGAYRRRFQVPAAWRGKAVRLVFEGVMTDATVRVNGASAGPTHRGGFYRFTYDVTPLLKYGEENVIEADVDEHSADESVNRAERQGDFWVFGGIYRPVYLEAMPARHIDRVAVDARADGTLRVDAYVGTSDSSRLDGARVTAQVLALDGRPLGGALAGTATGGVATLRGRVAGVRPWNPEEPNRYRLRVALAGGHTVTETIGFRTVEVRPEDGVYVNGTKVRLKGVNRHTFWPEAGRTTSRAISEMDVNLIKDMNMNAVRMSHYPPDPHFLDVADSLGLFVLDELTGWQRNYDTPVGETLVRELVVRDVNHPSIVLWDNGNEGGFNFDLDDDFAKWDPQGRKVMHPWTLHDGINTAHYRPLACCAGRVFQGRDLVMPTEVQHGLYDGGHGAGLADYWNAALADPRWAGMFLWDLVDQGVLRTDLPGDTLDTEGNRGADGIVGPHREKEASFYTIKKIWSPVHLDLGDVETLPPTFDGRFVAENRYDYTNLDRVRFAWQLVDFPAPSDRRTGHTVAVRGTAAAPSVAPGMRGVLALGLPAEWARHDALYLTATDPHGRELYTWTWMLRSPRAVAQRVVPNEARGPAVTATETADRIALAAGDVRVEIDRATGRLVRLARGSASLPLADGPRLVGGAEGKLTALTHRADGADHVVEATYDGALRSGRWRLRPDGWLGLDYRYELNGEVDAAGITFDLPDSAVTAMRWLGRGPYRVWKNRREGVEYDVWRKPYNDAVTGLVWQYPEFKGFHANLHWAVLETRPLALTVVTPEPDLFLRVLTPRLPNAEDRKMTPGATAVEFPPGGLSFLHAIPPIGNKFMTPAQISPSGRKNLVQRSSRGTEVPDYTASVWFYAGEPPAR, from the coding sequence ATGACGCGATGGCTCGTCGCGCTGACGTTCCTCGGCCTGCCCATCGGGGCCCAACCGACGGAGACGCTCATGCTCTCCGGCCCCGACAAGGACCACACGGTGCCGTGGGAGTTCCGCATGTCGTCGGGGCAGAACGCGGGCAGGTGGACGACGATCGCCGTGCCGTCGAACTGGGAGCTGCAGAAGTTCGGCACCTACAGCTACGGCCGCGACGTCGACCCGCCGGACCGCGGCGCGTACCGCCGACGCTTCCAGGTGCCCGCGGCGTGGCGCGGCAAGGCCGTGCGCCTCGTGTTCGAGGGCGTGATGACCGACGCGACCGTGCGCGTGAACGGCGCATCGGCCGGGCCCACCCACCGCGGCGGGTTCTATCGCTTCACGTACGACGTCACGCCGCTGCTGAAGTACGGCGAGGAGAACGTGATCGAGGCCGACGTCGACGAGCACTCCGCCGACGAGTCGGTGAACCGCGCCGAGCGGCAGGGCGACTTCTGGGTGTTCGGCGGCATCTACCGCCCCGTGTACCTCGAGGCCATGCCCGCGCGGCACATCGACCGTGTCGCCGTCGATGCGCGCGCCGACGGCACGCTGCGCGTGGACGCGTACGTCGGCACCTCTGACTCGTCGCGGCTCGACGGCGCGCGCGTCACCGCGCAGGTGCTTGCGCTCGACGGCCGGCCGTTAGGCGGGGCGCTCGCCGGCACGGCGACGGGCGGCGTCGCCACGCTGCGCGGCCGCGTCGCCGGCGTGCGGCCGTGGAACCCGGAGGAGCCGAACCGCTATCGGCTCCGCGTCGCGCTCGCCGGCGGCCACACCGTCACGGAGACCATCGGCTTCCGCACCGTCGAGGTGCGGCCCGAGGACGGCGTCTACGTCAACGGCACGAAGGTGCGGCTCAAGGGCGTCAATCGCCACACGTTCTGGCCCGAGGCCGGGCGCACGACCAGTCGCGCGATCAGCGAGATGGACGTGAACCTGATCAAGGACATGAACATGAACGCGGTGCGGATGTCGCACTATCCGCCCGACCCGCACTTCCTCGACGTCGCCGATTCGCTGGGCCTGTTCGTGCTCGACGAGCTCACCGGATGGCAGCGCAACTACGACACGCCGGTCGGCGAGACGCTCGTGCGCGAGCTCGTGGTGCGCGACGTGAACCATCCGAGCATCGTCCTGTGGGACAACGGCAACGAGGGCGGCTTCAACTTCGACCTCGACGACGACTTCGCGAAGTGGGATCCGCAGGGCCGCAAGGTGATGCACCCGTGGACGCTGCACGACGGCATCAACACCGCGCACTATCGCCCGCTCGCGTGCTGCGCGGGCCGCGTGTTCCAGGGGCGCGACCTCGTCATGCCGACCGAGGTGCAGCACGGGCTCTACGACGGCGGCCACGGTGCGGGGCTCGCCGACTACTGGAACGCGGCGCTCGCCGACCCGCGGTGGGCGGGGATGTTCCTCTGGGATCTCGTCGATCAGGGCGTGCTCCGCACCGACCTCCCCGGCGACACGCTCGACACCGAGGGGAACCGCGGCGCCGACGGCATCGTGGGACCGCACCGCGAGAAGGAGGCGAGCTTCTACACGATCAAGAAGATCTGGTCGCCGGTGCACCTCGACCTCGGCGACGTGGAGACGCTGCCGCCGACGTTCGACGGGCGGTTCGTGGCCGAGAACCGCTACGACTACACGAACCTCGACCGCGTGCGCTTCGCGTGGCAGCTCGTCGACTTCCCCGCGCCGAGCGATCGGCGCACCGGGCACACGGTGGCGGTGCGCGGCACGGCGGCCGCGCCGAGCGTCGCGCCGGGGATGCGCGGCGTGCTCGCGCTCGGCCTCCCCGCCGAGTGGGCGCGGCACGACGCGCTGTATCTCACCGCGACCGACCCGCACGGCCGCGAGCTCTACACGTGGACGTGGATGCTCCGGTCGCCGCGCGCGGTCGCCCAGCGCGTGGTGCCTAACGAAGCGCGCGGTCCGGCGGTCACTGCCACCGAGACCGCCGACCGCATCGCTCTCGCGGCGGGCGACGTGCGCGTGGAGATCGACCGCGCGACGGGGCGGCTCGTGCGCCTGGCGCGCGGGAGCGCGTCGCTGCCACTCGCCGACGGACCACGCCTCGTCGGCGGCGCGGAGGGGAAGCTCACCGCGCTCACGCACCGCGCCGACGGGGCCGACCACGTCGTCGAGGCGACGTACGACGGCGCGCTCCGCTCGGGGCGCTGGCGGCTGCGCCCCGACGGCTGGCTCGGGCTGGACTACCGCTACGAGTTGAACGGCGAGGTCGACGCGGCGGGCATCACGTTCGACCTGCCCGACTCCGCGGTGACGGCGATGCGGTGGCTCGGCCGCGGCCCGTATCGCGTGTGGAAGAACCGTCGCGAGGGCGTCGAGTACGACGTGTGGCGCAAGCCGTACAACGATGCGGTCACGGGGCTCGTGTGGCAGTACCCGGAGTTCAAGGGGTTCCACGCGAACCTGCACTGGGCCGTGCTCGAGACGCGTCCGCTCGCGCTCACCGTCGTCACGCCGGAGCCGGATCTCTTCCTCCGCGTGCTGACCCCTCGGCTGCCTAACGCGGAAGACCGCAAGATGACGCCCGGGGCGACGGCGGTGGAGTTCCCGCCGGGCGGACTGTCGTTCCTGCACGCCATCCCACCGATCGGCAACAAGTTCATGACGCCCGCGCAGATCTCGCCGTCCGGACGCAAGAACCTCGTGCAGCGCAGCTCGCGCGGCACCGAGGTCCCGGACTACACGGCGTCGGTGTGGTTCTACGCCGGCGAGCCGCCCGCGCGGTAG
- a CDS encoding DUF6510 family protein: protein MRSEEMRLDGNAAGGMLRELFARDVTAAAATCAGCGTAWSVGALLVYGHAMGTVMRCPGCDAVMLRLARTPGWLRADVSGIALLAVPDAPPS from the coding sequence ATGCGATCGGAAGAGATGCGACTCGACGGCAACGCGGCGGGCGGCATGCTGCGCGAGCTGTTCGCGCGCGACGTGACGGCGGCGGCCGCGACGTGCGCGGGGTGCGGCACGGCCTGGTCGGTCGGGGCCCTGCTCGTCTACGGGCACGCGATGGGCACCGTCATGCGCTGCCCGGGCTGCGACGCGGTGATGCTGCGGCTCGCGCGCACGCCGGGGTGGCTGCGCGCCGACGTGTCGGGGATCGCGCTGCTCGCCGTCCCCGACGCGCCGCCGTCCTGA
- a CDS encoding ferredoxin reductase — protein MIPDGVPNAPLVWRVATVVDVRAESPRARTLLLDVPEWAGHRAGQHVDVRLVAEDGYEAQRSYSIASPPEDPTVALTVERLDDGEVSPYLADVLRPGDGLEVRGPIGGYFVWSTAMAGPLQLVAGGSGVVPLMAMLRHRAHADAATRARVPVRLLYSARRRDDVLYRAELERLAADADVEVVLTLTRESADAWPGYRRRVDRAMLEATSWPAAVAPRVFVCGPTPFVEAVATELVALGHDPMRVRTERFGPTGDAA, from the coding sequence GTGATCCCTGACGGCGTGCCTAACGCGCCGCTCGTCTGGCGCGTGGCGACGGTGGTCGATGTGCGGGCCGAGTCGCCGCGGGCGCGCACGCTACTGCTCGACGTCCCCGAGTGGGCGGGGCACCGCGCCGGGCAGCACGTCGACGTCCGGCTCGTCGCGGAGGACGGCTACGAGGCGCAGCGCTCGTACTCGATCGCGTCGCCGCCGGAGGACCCGACCGTCGCGCTCACCGTGGAGCGGCTCGACGACGGCGAGGTGTCCCCCTATCTCGCCGACGTGCTGCGCCCCGGCGACGGCCTCGAGGTGCGTGGCCCGATCGGCGGATACTTCGTGTGGAGCACCGCGATGGCGGGCCCGCTGCAGCTCGTCGCCGGCGGCTCGGGCGTGGTGCCGCTCATGGCGATGCTCCGCCACCGCGCGCATGCCGACGCGGCGACGCGCGCACGCGTGCCGGTGCGGCTGCTGTACTCCGCGCGCCGGCGCGACGACGTGCTGTATCGCGCGGAGCTCGAGCGCCTCGCCGCCGACGCCGACGTGGAGGTGGTGCTGACGCTCACGCGCGAGTCGGCGGACGCGTGGCCGGGCTACCGGCGCCGCGTCGACCGTGCGATGCTCGAGGCGACGAGCTGGCCGGCGGCGGTCGCGCCGCGCGTGTTCGTCTGCGGCCCCACGCCATTCGTCGAGGCCGTGGCGACGGAGCTCGTCGCGTTGGGCCACGACCCGATGCGCGTACGCACCGAGCGCTTCGGGCCGACGGGAGACGCTGCCTAA
- a CDS encoding molybdopterin-dependent oxidoreductase codes for MSDRPFIARGFVGRRPQTPPGRLPPGQYETRDFPVLSAGPTPRVNLATWDFTIRDAAGRAARWSWDELQALPRETPTVDIHCVTKWSKFDTTWDGVSVDALLDAAAARGVARAPYVVAFCDGGYTTNLPLADVTGGRAWVAFGYAGAPLAPEHGGPVRLLVPHLYFWKSAKWVRGLTLHEKNVPGFWEELGYHDRGDPWREQRYQGDP; via the coding sequence ATGAGCGACCGCCCCTTCATCGCCCGCGGCTTCGTCGGACGCCGTCCGCAGACGCCGCCCGGCCGATTGCCGCCCGGCCAGTACGAGACGCGCGACTTCCCGGTGCTCTCCGCCGGCCCGACGCCGCGCGTGAACCTCGCGACGTGGGACTTCACGATCCGCGACGCCGCGGGCCGCGCCGCCCGCTGGTCGTGGGACGAGCTGCAGGCGCTGCCGCGCGAGACGCCGACGGTCGACATCCACTGCGTCACGAAGTGGTCGAAGTTCGACACGACGTGGGACGGCGTCTCCGTCGACGCGCTGCTCGACGCGGCGGCGGCGCGCGGCGTGGCGCGCGCGCCGTACGTCGTCGCGTTCTGCGACGGCGGCTACACGACGAACCTCCCGCTGGCCGACGTCACCGGCGGGCGGGCGTGGGTCGCGTTCGGCTACGCCGGCGCGCCGCTCGCGCCGGAGCACGGCGGCCCGGTGCGGCTGCTCGTGCCGCACCTGTACTTCTGGAAGAGCGCGAAGTGGGTGCGCGGCCTCACGCTCCATGAGAAGAACGTCCCCGGCTTCTGGGAGGAGCTCGGCTACCACGACCGCGGCGACCCGTGGCGCGAGCAGCGCTACCAGGGTGATCCCTGA
- a CDS encoding FAD-dependent oxidoreductase, whose amino-acid sequence MTNPVESADQRASVAAMFPTLTDAQRQRLAAHGRERRVADGEVLVEVGQRDIPFFVVTAGSIEAARPSTSVDRVIVTLEPGMFTGEATMLTGRPAITRLRAAGPGTVLEIPRERLLDAVVRNDPELSDILLRAFVRRRQDLIASGGGDALLLGSTHSAATLRVREFLTRNGHPFTFVDLDRDEGAQDLLDRFDVGVADVPVLVACTGDVLRNPSNEAVARTLGLNAAIDAAQARDVVVVGAGPSGLAAAVYAASEGLDVLVIESDVPGGQAGSSSRIENYLGFPVGISGADLTARAFVQAEKFGAQVLVADGARRLACDWPRYELEVSDGSIVPTRTVIIATGAEYRRLPLVDVARFEGAGVYYAATHMEAQLCRGEEVIVVGGGNSAGQAAVFLTEHCARVHLLVRADGLSESMSKYLINRIEQHPKITLRTRTEVTALLGGAHLERVEWTDRRAGTAETRDLRHVFTMTGADPCTAWLRGCVTLDDRGFIKTGPDLTRDELAAARWPLERVPYLLETSLPGVFAVGDARAGNVKRVASAVGEGSIAVSFVHRVLHA is encoded by the coding sequence ATGACGAATCCCGTCGAGTCCGCCGACCAGCGCGCGAGCGTGGCGGCGATGTTCCCCACGCTGACCGACGCCCAGCGCCAGCGCCTCGCCGCGCACGGGCGCGAGCGGCGCGTCGCCGACGGCGAGGTGCTCGTCGAGGTCGGCCAGCGCGACATCCCGTTCTTCGTCGTCACCGCGGGGAGCATCGAAGCGGCGCGGCCGTCGACGTCGGTCGATCGCGTCATCGTCACGCTGGAGCCGGGGATGTTCACCGGCGAGGCGACGATGCTCACCGGCCGACCGGCGATCACGCGGCTGCGTGCGGCGGGTCCGGGTACGGTGCTCGAGATCCCCCGCGAGCGGCTGCTCGACGCCGTCGTACGGAACGATCCGGAGCTGAGCGACATCCTGCTCCGCGCGTTCGTGCGCCGTCGACAGGATCTCATCGCGAGCGGCGGCGGCGATGCGCTGCTGCTCGGCTCCACGCACTCGGCGGCGACGCTGCGCGTGCGCGAGTTCCTCACGCGCAACGGGCACCCGTTCACGTTCGTGGACCTCGACCGCGACGAGGGCGCGCAGGATCTGCTCGACCGCTTCGACGTCGGCGTGGCGGACGTGCCCGTGCTCGTGGCGTGCACCGGCGACGTGCTTCGCAACCCGTCGAACGAGGCGGTCGCGCGCACGCTCGGGCTGAACGCCGCGATCGACGCGGCGCAGGCGCGCGACGTCGTCGTCGTGGGCGCCGGGCCGTCGGGGCTCGCGGCCGCGGTGTACGCGGCGTCGGAGGGGCTCGACGTGCTCGTGATCGAGAGCGACGTCCCCGGCGGCCAGGCGGGCAGCTCGTCGCGCATCGAGAACTACCTCGGCTTCCCGGTCGGCATCTCGGGCGCGGACCTCACGGCGCGTGCGTTCGTGCAGGCGGAGAAGTTCGGCGCGCAGGTGCTCGTCGCCGACGGCGCGCGGCGGCTCGCGTGCGACTGGCCGCGCTACGAGCTCGAGGTGTCCGACGGCAGCATCGTGCCGACGCGCACGGTGATCATCGCCACGGGAGCGGAGTACCGCCGGCTCCCGCTCGTCGACGTCGCGCGCTTCGAGGGCGCGGGCGTGTACTACGCGGCGACGCACATGGAGGCGCAGCTCTGTCGCGGCGAGGAGGTGATCGTCGTCGGCGGCGGCAACTCCGCGGGACAGGCCGCGGTGTTCCTCACGGAGCACTGCGCGCGCGTGCATCTGCTCGTGCGCGCCGACGGGCTCTCGGAGTCGATGTCGAAGTACCTCATCAACCGCATCGAGCAGCACCCGAAGATCACGCTGCGCACGCGCACCGAGGTGACCGCGCTGCTCGGCGGCGCCCACCTCGAGCGCGTGGAATGGACGGACCGGCGCGCGGGAACGGCGGAGACGCGCGACCTGCGGCACGTCTTCACGATGACCGGCGCGGACCCGTGCACGGCGTGGCTGCGCGGCTGCGTCACGCTCGACGACCGCGGCTTCATCAAGACGGGCCCCGACCTGACGCGCGACGAGCTCGCGGCGGCGCGCTGGCCGCTCGAGCGCGTTCCGTACCTGCTGGAGACGAGCCTTCCCGGCGTGTTCGCGGTCGGCGACGCGCGCGCCGGCAACGTGAAGCGCGTCGCCTCCGCCGTCGGCGAGGGGTCGATCGCCGTGTCGTTCGTGCACCGGGTGCTGCATGCATGA
- a CDS encoding UBP-type zinc finger domain-containing protein, giving the protein MPNETCGHIEAITDVRHAATRECAECVKTGARWMHLRTCQSCGVTLCCDSSPNRHASKHARAADHPVIASAEPGERWLYCYPDDAYAEY; this is encoded by the coding sequence ATGCCTAACGAGACCTGCGGCCACATCGAGGCGATCACCGACGTGCGACACGCGGCGACGCGCGAGTGCGCGGAGTGCGTGAAGACCGGCGCCCGCTGGATGCACCTGCGCACGTGCCAGTCGTGCGGCGTGACGCTCTGCTGCGACAGCTCGCCGAACCGGCACGCCTCGAAGCACGCACGCGCCGCGGACCACCCCGTGATCGCCTCGGCGGAGCCGGGGGAGCGGTGGCTGTACTGCTATCCGGACGACGCGTACGCGGAGTACTGA